The Malus sylvestris chromosome 12, drMalSylv7.2, whole genome shotgun sequence genome contains a region encoding:
- the LOC126593807 gene encoding uncharacterized protein LOC126593807 isoform X1, whose protein sequence is MSILVACSSQFLTRRGVVGGGASFAMAEISSNSAKVHPVKGDIASATHASICERLSHKSRWNRFGHYVFSHGVRVLDPWNHVQYRMAMEKLLSSNLNSNLTASEANKFKPPFAWKQREEHPDYVPVSVEKDARSDIPDIETKKYQVHRDMPLREFVYYIQTSIGNFDMYEPMFVRFKNTEPPAGALMSAIDEGNKDEDGFLRMIYSGDRARGSVEMLPVRTSIINENVKTRKLVRTPIKVLDPWNDKGFELAKALHFKHAGEQLAWDPDMRRRLLDMYEPWSIDAWKLRQKKPDRVPVWVEKDPSSGIRDIGPKKYHVLGDIPLGEFVNYKGFKDARR, encoded by the exons ATGAGCATTTTGGTAGCCTGCAGCTCTCAGTTCTTG ACAAGAAGAGGAGTCGTTGGTGGTGGTGCGAGTTTTGCCATGGCAGAAATCTCTTCCAATTCAGCAAagg TGCATCCCGTGAAGGGTGATATTGCAAGTGCAACTCACGCCAGCATTTGCGAGAG ACTTTCCCACAAAAGCCGTTGGAATAGATTTGGACATTATGTTTTTTCACACGGCGTTCGTGTGTTAGACCCTTGGAATCATGTACAATACAGGATGGCG ATGGAAAAGCTTCTGTCTAGCAACTTAAACAGTAATCTCACAGC GAGTGAAGCGAATAAGTTCAAACCACCCTTTGCTTGGAAACAGAGGGAGGAACATCCAGATTATGTACCA GTGAGTGTGGAGAAGGATGCAAGGAGTGACATTCCTGATATTGAAACGAAGAA ATACCAAGTCCATCGTGATATGCCTCTCAGAGAATTCGTTTATTATATTCAGACTAGCATCGGGAACTTTGATATGTATGAGCCTATGTTTGTTCGTTTTAAAAACACTGAGCCTCCCGCAG GGGCCTTGATGTCTGCAATTGATGAGGGAAATAAGGATGAAGACGGATTTCTTCGCATGATCTACAGTGGAGATAGAGCCCGTGGATCAGTTGAAATGTTACCAGTAAGAACTTCG ATTATTAACGAGAATGTCAAGACGAGGAAGTTAGTTCGCACTCCCATTAAAGTGTTAGACCCGTGGAATGATAAAGGTTTCGAGTTGGCTAAG GCTTTGCATTTTAAGCATGCTGGAGAGCAACTTGCTTGGGATCCTGACATGAG GAGAAGGTTGTTGGACATGTACGAACCATGGAGTATAGATGCATGGAAATTGAGGCAGAAGAAACCAGATCGCGTACCA GTTTGGGTGGAGAAGGATCCGAGCAGTGGCATTCGTGACATTGGCCCAAAGAA ATACCATGTCCTTGGTGATATACCTCTGGGAGAGTTTGTTAATTATAAAGGTTTTAAAGACGCTAGACGTTAG
- the LOC126593807 gene encoding uncharacterized protein LOC126593807 isoform X2: MSILVACSSQFLTRRGVVGGGASFAMAEISSNSAKVHPVKGDIASATHASICERLSHKSRWNRFGHYVFSHGVRVLDPWNHVQYRMAMEKLLSSNLNSNLTASEANKFKPPFAWKQREEHPDYVPVSVEKDARSDIPDIETKKYQVHRDMPLREFVYYIQTSIGNFDMYEPMFVRFKNTEPPAGALMSAIDEGNKDEDGFLRMIYSGDRARGSVEMLPIINENVKTRKLVRTPIKVLDPWNDKGFELAKALHFKHAGEQLAWDPDMRRRLLDMYEPWSIDAWKLRQKKPDRVPVWVEKDPSSGIRDIGPKKYHVLGDIPLGEFVNYKGFKDARR, encoded by the exons ATGAGCATTTTGGTAGCCTGCAGCTCTCAGTTCTTG ACAAGAAGAGGAGTCGTTGGTGGTGGTGCGAGTTTTGCCATGGCAGAAATCTCTTCCAATTCAGCAAagg TGCATCCCGTGAAGGGTGATATTGCAAGTGCAACTCACGCCAGCATTTGCGAGAG ACTTTCCCACAAAAGCCGTTGGAATAGATTTGGACATTATGTTTTTTCACACGGCGTTCGTGTGTTAGACCCTTGGAATCATGTACAATACAGGATGGCG ATGGAAAAGCTTCTGTCTAGCAACTTAAACAGTAATCTCACAGC GAGTGAAGCGAATAAGTTCAAACCACCCTTTGCTTGGAAACAGAGGGAGGAACATCCAGATTATGTACCA GTGAGTGTGGAGAAGGATGCAAGGAGTGACATTCCTGATATTGAAACGAAGAA ATACCAAGTCCATCGTGATATGCCTCTCAGAGAATTCGTTTATTATATTCAGACTAGCATCGGGAACTTTGATATGTATGAGCCTATGTTTGTTCGTTTTAAAAACACTGAGCCTCCCGCAG GGGCCTTGATGTCTGCAATTGATGAGGGAAATAAGGATGAAGACGGATTTCTTCGCATGATCTACAGTGGAGATAGAGCCCGTGGATCAGTTGAAATGTTACCA ATTATTAACGAGAATGTCAAGACGAGGAAGTTAGTTCGCACTCCCATTAAAGTGTTAGACCCGTGGAATGATAAAGGTTTCGAGTTGGCTAAG GCTTTGCATTTTAAGCATGCTGGAGAGCAACTTGCTTGGGATCCTGACATGAG GAGAAGGTTGTTGGACATGTACGAACCATGGAGTATAGATGCATGGAAATTGAGGCAGAAGAAACCAGATCGCGTACCA GTTTGGGTGGAGAAGGATCCGAGCAGTGGCATTCGTGACATTGGCCCAAAGAA ATACCATGTCCTTGGTGATATACCTCTGGGAGAGTTTGTTAATTATAAAGGTTTTAAAGACGCTAGACGTTAG
- the LOC126593807 gene encoding uncharacterized protein LOC126593807 isoform X4 produces MAEISSNSAKVHPVKGDIASATHASICERLSHKSRWNRFGHYVFSHGVRVLDPWNHVQYRMAMEKLLSSNLNSNLTASEANKFKPPFAWKQREEHPDYVPVSVEKDARSDIPDIETKKYQVHRDMPLREFVYYIQTSIGNFDMYEPMFVRFKNTEPPAGALMSAIDEGNKDEDGFLRMIYSGDRARGSVEMLPVRTSIINENVKTRKLVRTPIKVLDPWNDKGFELAKALHFKHAGEQLAWDPDMRRRLLDMYEPWSIDAWKLRQKKPDRVPVWVEKDPSSGIRDIGPKKYHVLGDIPLGEFVNYKGFKDARR; encoded by the exons ATGGCAGAAATCTCTTCCAATTCAGCAAagg TGCATCCCGTGAAGGGTGATATTGCAAGTGCAACTCACGCCAGCATTTGCGAGAG ACTTTCCCACAAAAGCCGTTGGAATAGATTTGGACATTATGTTTTTTCACACGGCGTTCGTGTGTTAGACCCTTGGAATCATGTACAATACAGGATGGCG ATGGAAAAGCTTCTGTCTAGCAACTTAAACAGTAATCTCACAGC GAGTGAAGCGAATAAGTTCAAACCACCCTTTGCTTGGAAACAGAGGGAGGAACATCCAGATTATGTACCA GTGAGTGTGGAGAAGGATGCAAGGAGTGACATTCCTGATATTGAAACGAAGAA ATACCAAGTCCATCGTGATATGCCTCTCAGAGAATTCGTTTATTATATTCAGACTAGCATCGGGAACTTTGATATGTATGAGCCTATGTTTGTTCGTTTTAAAAACACTGAGCCTCCCGCAG GGGCCTTGATGTCTGCAATTGATGAGGGAAATAAGGATGAAGACGGATTTCTTCGCATGATCTACAGTGGAGATAGAGCCCGTGGATCAGTTGAAATGTTACCAGTAAGAACTTCG ATTATTAACGAGAATGTCAAGACGAGGAAGTTAGTTCGCACTCCCATTAAAGTGTTAGACCCGTGGAATGATAAAGGTTTCGAGTTGGCTAAG GCTTTGCATTTTAAGCATGCTGGAGAGCAACTTGCTTGGGATCCTGACATGAG GAGAAGGTTGTTGGACATGTACGAACCATGGAGTATAGATGCATGGAAATTGAGGCAGAAGAAACCAGATCGCGTACCA GTTTGGGTGGAGAAGGATCCGAGCAGTGGCATTCGTGACATTGGCCCAAAGAA ATACCATGTCCTTGGTGATATACCTCTGGGAGAGTTTGTTAATTATAAAGGTTTTAAAGACGCTAGACGTTAG
- the LOC126593807 gene encoding uncharacterized protein LOC126593807 isoform X3, with amino-acid sequence MSILVACSSQFLTRRGVVGGGASFAMAEISSNSAKVHPVKGDIASATHASICERLSHKSRWNRFGHYVFSHGVRVLDPWNHVQYRMAMEKLLSSNLNSNLTASEANKFKPPFAWKQREEHPDYVPVSVEKDARSDIPDIETKKYQVHRDMPLREFVYYIQTSIGNFDMYEPMFVRFKNTEPPAGALMSAIDEGNKDEDGFLRMIYSGDRARGSVEMLPVRTSIINENVKTRKLVRTPIKVLDPWNDKGFELAKALHFKHAGEQLAWDPDMRRRLLDMYEPWSIDAWKLRQKKPDRVPVWVEKDPSSGIRDIGPKKDLDGCSR; translated from the exons ATGAGCATTTTGGTAGCCTGCAGCTCTCAGTTCTTG ACAAGAAGAGGAGTCGTTGGTGGTGGTGCGAGTTTTGCCATGGCAGAAATCTCTTCCAATTCAGCAAagg TGCATCCCGTGAAGGGTGATATTGCAAGTGCAACTCACGCCAGCATTTGCGAGAG ACTTTCCCACAAAAGCCGTTGGAATAGATTTGGACATTATGTTTTTTCACACGGCGTTCGTGTGTTAGACCCTTGGAATCATGTACAATACAGGATGGCG ATGGAAAAGCTTCTGTCTAGCAACTTAAACAGTAATCTCACAGC GAGTGAAGCGAATAAGTTCAAACCACCCTTTGCTTGGAAACAGAGGGAGGAACATCCAGATTATGTACCA GTGAGTGTGGAGAAGGATGCAAGGAGTGACATTCCTGATATTGAAACGAAGAA ATACCAAGTCCATCGTGATATGCCTCTCAGAGAATTCGTTTATTATATTCAGACTAGCATCGGGAACTTTGATATGTATGAGCCTATGTTTGTTCGTTTTAAAAACACTGAGCCTCCCGCAG GGGCCTTGATGTCTGCAATTGATGAGGGAAATAAGGATGAAGACGGATTTCTTCGCATGATCTACAGTGGAGATAGAGCCCGTGGATCAGTTGAAATGTTACCAGTAAGAACTTCG ATTATTAACGAGAATGTCAAGACGAGGAAGTTAGTTCGCACTCCCATTAAAGTGTTAGACCCGTGGAATGATAAAGGTTTCGAGTTGGCTAAG GCTTTGCATTTTAAGCATGCTGGAGAGCAACTTGCTTGGGATCCTGACATGAG GAGAAGGTTGTTGGACATGTACGAACCATGGAGTATAGATGCATGGAAATTGAGGCAGAAGAAACCAGATCGCGTACCA GTTTGGGTGGAGAAGGATCCGAGCAGTGGCATTCGTGACATTGGCCCAAAGAA AGACCTCGATGGCTGCAGTCGATAA